In Prunus dulcis unplaced genomic scaffold, ALMONDv2, whole genome shotgun sequence, one genomic interval encodes:
- the LOC117612467 gene encoding probable magnesium transporter NIPA8 isoform X2 codes for MGEWVVGAFINLFGSIAINFGTNLLKLGHNERERHSILESEGASGKLPLKPIIHFQTWRVGFLFFVLGNCLNFISFGYAAQSLLAALGSIQFISNIAFAYFVLNKMVTVKVMVATAFIVLGNIFLVAFGNHQSPVYTPEQLAEKYSNIAFLLYCLILVLVVALQHSIYRRGELLHAVSGQDLRPYWHMLLPFSYAIVSGAVGSFSVLFAKSLSNLLRLAMSSSYQLHSWFTYSMLLLFLSTAGFWMARLNEGLSLFDAILIVPMFQIAWTFFSICTGFVYFQEYQVLNALRTTMFILGMMSVFVGISLLAPDDSKGAEVKDNSSLVSVMSSTIPKDAGRLAVPSEDIQIRDTRSFVQGILVKISDTIVKAKTACALSLGFGEDSINASAVLVMPMVSSKITGFRGNGFDRTKIFSMKNSGWTKISMDEDATKMLETSPVLPESP; via the exons ATGGGGGAGTGGGTCGTTGGAGCTTTCATCAACCTTTTCGGCAGCATTGCCATCAACTTTGGAACTAACCTTCTGAAATTGGGGCATAATGAG agagagagacattCAATACTAGAAAGTGAAGGAGCAAGTGGAAAGCTTCCTTTGAAGCCTATTATACACTTTCAGACATGGAGAGTTG gctttttatttttcgttCTTGGTAATTGCCTAAATTTCATATCCTTCGGATATGCTGCTCAG TCACTTCTTGCGGCACTGGGTTCTATTCAGTTTATATCCAACATTGCATTTGCTTACTTTGTGTTAAACAAAATGGTGACTGTTAA GGTAATGGTTGCCACAGCCTTTATCGTTCTTGGGAACATTTTTCTTGTTGCTTTTGGCAACCACCAATCACCTG TATACACACCAGAACAGCTGGCCGAGAAATACAGCAACATTGCATTCCTTCTTTACTGCctaattttggttttagttgtTGCCTTACAGCACTCCATTTACAG GAGAGGAGAACTTCTGCATGCTGTTTCTGGACAGGATCTAAGACCCTATTGGCATATGCTACTTCCTTTTTCCTATGCTATAGTTTCAGGTGCTGTTGGGTCATTCTCAGTGTTGTTTGCAAAATCTCT CTCTAACCTGCTACGTTTGGCCATGTCTAGCAGTTATCAGTTACATAGCTGGTTCACATACTCCATGCTCCTTTTATTTCTAAGTACAGCTGGATTTTGG ATGGCTCGGTTGAATGAAGGATTGTCATTATTCGATGCAATCCTTATTGTTCCTATGTTTCAGATTGCTTGGACATTCTTTTCCATTTGTACAGGATTTGTATATTTTCAAGAATAccag GTATTAAATGCACTAAGGACAACAATGTTCATACTGGGCATGATGTCTGTGTTCGTAGGCATTTCTTTGCTGGCACCTGATGATTCAAAAG GTGCTGAAGTCAAAGATAATTCATCTTTAGTTTCTGTGATGTCTTCAACCATTCCAAAAGACGCGGGCAG GCTAGCTGTTCCATCTGAAGATATACAAATTAGAGACACAAGATCATTTGTGCAAGGAATCCTGGTGAAGATTTCAGATACAATAGTGAAGGCAAAG ACTGCTTGTGCGTTGTCACTTGGATTTGGAGAGGATTCAATTAATGCATCTGCGGTCCTTGTGATGCCCATGGTGTCATCAAAGATAACGGGCTTTAGAGGAAACGGGTTTGACCGGACGAAGATTTTCTCCATGAAAAATTCTGGTTGGACTAAGATCTCTATGGATGAAGATGCTACAAAGATGCTAGAGACAAGCCCTGTGCTTCCTGAGAGCCCTTGA
- the LOC117612474 gene encoding uncharacterized protein LOC117612474: MKKKVSALVKQIIAAVSSIAKNKTLALRSKTRAIKTRIIIFSLLNRRFVMSCISHKLQALLGQQQQQQHHYPESDDDDHQEDQDQSKGKAGALVVNPSSSNNDIINVVVSHRSHQHQPVDLIINPTDDDHIHMTADSEDNIDIDDDINHGYLHHLVEAQAQAGDHHLDVDRYCEEEDQFESVIDIVKNSKQRAGQEFSLEDDIDHVADLFIRRFHRQITIQKQHSFKSKRHQ; this comes from the coding sequence atgaagaagaaagtatCTGCCCTAGTGAAGCAGATAATAGCTGCAGTGAGCTCAATTGCGAAGAATAAAACTCTGGCCCTTAGGAGCAAAACCAGAGCCATAAAGACTCGAATCATTATATTCTCGTTGCTGAACAGGAGGTTTGTGATGAGCTGCATCTCTCACAAGCTCCAGGCTTTGCTagggcagcagcagcagcagcaacaccATTACCCTGaatctgatgatgatgatcatcaGGAAGATCAAGACCAAAGCAAGGGCAAAGCCGGCGCACTTGTAGTCAACCcaagcagcagcaacaacgaTATTATTAATGTTGTCGTGTCCCACAGATCCCACCAGCACCAGCCAGTTGATCTTATTATTAATCCAACTGATGATGATCACATTCACATGACGGCGGATTCGGAGGATAATATTGatattgatgatgatattaatCATGGGTACTTGCACCACTTGGTAGAAGCTCAAGCTCAAGCTGGGGATCATCACCTTGACGTGGATAGATATTGTGAAGAGGAGGATCAATTCGAATCTGTGATAGATATTGTGAAGAACTCAAAGCAACGGGCTGGGCAGGAATTCAGTCTGGAGGACGACATAGACCACGTGGCAGACTTGTTCATAAGGAGGTTCCACCGCCAAATCACAATTCAGAAGCAGCACTCCTTCAAGAGCAAGAGGCACCAGTGA
- the LOC117612466 gene encoding DEAD-box ATP-dependent RNA helicase 41: MEHPSNDDQCKSSVVVTYGNQVTDKVKERSRDQREPLPGEPKCVICNRYGEYICDQTDDDICSLECKQTVLCRVANTQLPVNLPPPKRLTATDECFYVRDSGSKSGSVFFSSDQTELLRSRLEIHVKGDLVPPPILSFSSCNFPQKLLQNIEAAGFEMPTPVQMQAIPAALSGKSLLVSAETGSGKTASFLVPIVYLCANFRFEQFRDRKKPLAMVLTPTRELCIQVEEQAKLLGKGLPFKTALVVGGDAMARQLHRIQQGVELIVGTPGRLIDLLTKNDIQLDDVKIFALDEVDCMFQRGFRDQVMQIFRALSQPQVLLYSATVSQDIENMVSSMAKDVAVVSVGKPNRPNKVVKQLPIWVESKQKKQKLFDILMSKQHFMPPVVVYVGSRLGADLLSNAITVTIGVKALSIHGEKSMNERRDIMRSFLMGEVPVIVATGILGRGVDLVGVRQVILFDMPNSMKEYVHQIGRASRLGEEGTAIVFVSEENKNLFPDLVEILRSSGAAIPRELVNSRYMTVTRPFSNGGGQKKRKHKHE; encoded by the exons ATGGAACACCCAAGCAATGATGACCAATGCAAGAGTTCAGTGGTAGTAACATATGGGAATCAAGTTACTG ACAAAGTGAAAGAAAGGTCAAGAGACCAAAGAGAACCTCTTCCAGGGGAGCCTAAATGTGTTATATGTAACCGTTATGGCGAGTATATATGCGATCAGACAGATGATGACATTTGCAGTTTGGAATGTAAACAGACTGTCCTCTGCAGGGTTGCCAACACCCAATTGCCAGTCAACCTACCACCTCCCAAAAGATTAACTGCTACTGATGAGTGCTTTTATGTTCGAGATTCTGGTAGTAAATCAGGATCTGTATTCTTCTCTAGTGACCAGACTGAATTGCTTAGAAGCAGACTTGAAATTCATGTGAAGGGAGACTTAGTTCCGCCACCTATCTTGTCCTTCTCTTCATGTAATTTTCCTCAAAAGCTCCTCCAAAATATAGAGGCTGCAGGTTTTGAAATGCCAACACCTGTCCAAATGCAAGCAATCCCAGCTGCTTTGAGTGGAAAAAGTTTGCTTGTGTCTGCTGAAACAGGGTCTGGGAAAACGGCTTCCTTTCTGGTTCCAATTGTTTATCTTTGTGCAAATTTTCGCTTTGAGCAGTTTAGAGACCGGAAAAAGCCGTTAGCAATGGTTCTAACACCAACCAGAGAGCTCTGTATACAAGTTGAGGAGCAAGCTAAGTTGCTCGGAAAGGGTTTGCCTTTTAAAACAGCACTTGTGGTTGGTGGTGATGCGATGGCCAGACAACTTCACCGCATTCAGCAAGGAGTGGAGCTCATCGTGGGAACTCCAGGCAGGTTAATTGATCTTTTAACAAAGAATGATATACAACTGGATGATGTAAAGATTTTTGCTCTTGATGAGGTGGACTGCATGTTTCAAAGGGGATTCCGAGATCAGGTAATGCAGATATTTAGGGCTCTATCACAACCCCAGGTTTTACTGTATTCTGCAACGGTCTCCCAAGATATAGAGAATATGGTAAGCTCTATGGCAAAAGATGTTGCTGTAGTCTCCGTTGGCAAGCCCAACAGGCCAAATAAGGTTGTGAAGCAACTACCTATCTGGGTCGAGTCGAAGCAAAAGAAGCAAAAGCTGTTTGACATATTGATGAGCAAACAGCATTTTATGCCACCTGTGGTGGTTTATGTGGGATCAAGATTGGGGGCCGATCTCTTATCTAATGCAATTACAGTCACCATTGGAGTGAAAGCTTTATCAATCCATGGGGAGAAATCCATGAATGAGAGGAGAGATATAATGAGGTCATTTTTAATGGGTGAGGTTCCTGTTATTGTAGCCACTGGGATTTTAGGCCGTGGAGTTGATCTTGTGGGTGTAAGACAGGTAATTCTGTTTGACATGCCCAATTCCATGAAGGAGTATGTCCATCAGATTGGTAGGGCATCTAGACTGGGAGAAGAGGGTACAGCAATTGTGTTTGTAAGTGAGGAGAATAAGAACTTGTTTCCAGATTTGGTTGAGATTCTAAGATCTTCTGGTGCAGCTATACCTCGGGAGCTTGTTAATTCACGGTATATGACAGTGACACGCCCATTCTCCAATGGCGGAGGCCAGAAAAAGAGGAAGCACAAGCATGAATGA
- the LOC117612467 gene encoding probable magnesium transporter NIPA8 isoform X1 — protein MGEWVVGAFINLFGSIAINFGTNLLKLGHNERERHSILESEGASGKLPLKPIIHFQTWRVGFLFFVLGNCLNFISFGYAAQSLLAALGSIQFISNIAFAYFVLNKMVTVKVMVATAFIVLGNIFLVAFGNHQSPVYTPEQLAEKYSNIAFLLYCLILVLVVALQHSIYRRGELLHAVSGQDLRPYWHMLLPFSYAIVSGAVGSFSVLFAKSLSNLLRLAMSSSYQLHSWFTYSMLLLFLSTAGFWVSVIAEPTFNFMMARLNEGLSLFDAILIVPMFQIAWTFFSICTGFVYFQEYQVLNALRTTMFILGMMSVFVGISLLAPDDSKGAEVKDNSSLVSVMSSTIPKDAGRLAVPSEDIQIRDTRSFVQGILVKISDTIVKAKTACALSLGFGEDSINASAVLVMPMVSSKITGFRGNGFDRTKIFSMKNSGWTKISMDEDATKMLETSPVLPESP, from the exons ATGGGGGAGTGGGTCGTTGGAGCTTTCATCAACCTTTTCGGCAGCATTGCCATCAACTTTGGAACTAACCTTCTGAAATTGGGGCATAATGAG agagagagacattCAATACTAGAAAGTGAAGGAGCAAGTGGAAAGCTTCCTTTGAAGCCTATTATACACTTTCAGACATGGAGAGTTG gctttttatttttcgttCTTGGTAATTGCCTAAATTTCATATCCTTCGGATATGCTGCTCAG TCACTTCTTGCGGCACTGGGTTCTATTCAGTTTATATCCAACATTGCATTTGCTTACTTTGTGTTAAACAAAATGGTGACTGTTAA GGTAATGGTTGCCACAGCCTTTATCGTTCTTGGGAACATTTTTCTTGTTGCTTTTGGCAACCACCAATCACCTG TATACACACCAGAACAGCTGGCCGAGAAATACAGCAACATTGCATTCCTTCTTTACTGCctaattttggttttagttgtTGCCTTACAGCACTCCATTTACAG GAGAGGAGAACTTCTGCATGCTGTTTCTGGACAGGATCTAAGACCCTATTGGCATATGCTACTTCCTTTTTCCTATGCTATAGTTTCAGGTGCTGTTGGGTCATTCTCAGTGTTGTTTGCAAAATCTCT CTCTAACCTGCTACGTTTGGCCATGTCTAGCAGTTATCAGTTACATAGCTGGTTCACATACTCCATGCTCCTTTTATTTCTAAGTACAGCTGGATTTTGGGTATCAGTTATTGCAGAGCCAACTTTCAATTTCATG ATGGCTCGGTTGAATGAAGGATTGTCATTATTCGATGCAATCCTTATTGTTCCTATGTTTCAGATTGCTTGGACATTCTTTTCCATTTGTACAGGATTTGTATATTTTCAAGAATAccag GTATTAAATGCACTAAGGACAACAATGTTCATACTGGGCATGATGTCTGTGTTCGTAGGCATTTCTTTGCTGGCACCTGATGATTCAAAAG GTGCTGAAGTCAAAGATAATTCATCTTTAGTTTCTGTGATGTCTTCAACCATTCCAAAAGACGCGGGCAG GCTAGCTGTTCCATCTGAAGATATACAAATTAGAGACACAAGATCATTTGTGCAAGGAATCCTGGTGAAGATTTCAGATACAATAGTGAAGGCAAAG ACTGCTTGTGCGTTGTCACTTGGATTTGGAGAGGATTCAATTAATGCATCTGCGGTCCTTGTGATGCCCATGGTGTCATCAAAGATAACGGGCTTTAGAGGAAACGGGTTTGACCGGACGAAGATTTTCTCCATGAAAAATTCTGGTTGGACTAAGATCTCTATGGATGAAGATGCTACAAAGATGCTAGAGACAAGCCCTGTGCTTCCTGAGAGCCCTTGA
- the LOC117612471 gene encoding uncharacterized protein LOC117612471, which translates to MEHRSMEYSSRQRYWVLEIKLMSCKDLKAFNFFQKLSVYAIVSLKVISDDAEKKVKEAEEQMNEEVVEQQIKKTPTDGEGDGNPEWNHEMRFEFDHNDDHRQLKDGRLLIHFDLRHQGLGILGIGDRSIGEVRVPLNDLMIPYIPPSPANNSGLGLGLGLGGVQQQQQQARYVNYQVRTSDEKPNGILTFSYKLKLLIKGAGTDDQPRIQYPTITLEEDDIIHKFNNTNSDITSSGSQQQQQQQQQEYYYTSNISSAAPAPAHNNNYLQSQSQLQADHQQICSSCLPQYHHPYDPPVAVAVAGHRTYYPPPPPPPPPPPMADHMASYPYHPPPPGHGMVHPPWPPHPYHDYGPWSPPAGIRRRPHGDGDGDGHEHGFF; encoded by the exons ATGGAGCATAGATCAATGGAGTATTCCAGCAGACAACGTTATTGGGTGTTAGAAATCAAACTCATGTCGTGCAAAGATCTGAAAGCCTTCAACTTCTTTCAGAAACTCTCAGTTTATGCGATTGTGTCGCTGAAGGTAATTAGCGATGATGCGGAGAAGAAAGtaaaagaagcagaagagcAGATGAATGAAGAGGTAGTGGagcaacaaataaaaaaaacaccaacTGATGGGGAAGGAGATGGAAATCCTGAATGGAATCACGAGATGCGGTTTGAGTTTGATCATAATGATGATCATCGTCAGTTGAAGGATGGACGGCTCTTGATTCACTTTGATCTGCGGCATCAGGGTCTGGGAATATTGGGAATCGGAGACAGAAGTATAGGAGAGGTTCGTGTTCCCTTGAATGATCTGATGATCCCATATATCCCACCGTCGCCGGCGAATAATTCTGGACTTGGACTTGGACTTGGACTTGGAGGagtgcagcagcagcagcagcaggcaAGGTATGTGAATTATCAGGTCCGGACTAGCGATGAAAAACCCAATGGGATATTGACCTTCTCCTATAAGCTGAAGCTACTCATTAAG GGTGCAGGTACTGATGATCAGCCGCGTATTCAATACCCCACAATTActttggaagaagatgatatTATACACAAGTTCAACAACACTAATTCTGATATTACGAGTTCCGGAtcccagcagcagcagcagcagcagcagcaggaaTATTATTACACATCAAACATATCATCAGCTGCGCCCGCGCCCGcgcataataataattatttgcAATCACAATCACAGTTACAAGCTGATCATCAACAAATATGCAGCAGCTGCCTACCACAATATCATCATCCTTATGATCCACCAGTAGCAGTAGCAGTAGCAGGTCATCGCACCTATTAtccaccgccaccaccaccgccacctcCCCCGCCCATGGCGGATCATATGGCATCTTACCCTTACCACCCTCCTCCACCCGGCCATGGGATGGTCCATCCTCCATGGCCACCCCATCCTTACCATGATTACGGTCCTTGGAGCCCGCCAGCTGGGATTCGACGACGCCCAcatggagatggagatggagatggaCATGAAcatgggtttttttaa